A genomic window from Streptomyces mirabilis includes:
- a CDS encoding ferritin-like fold-containing protein, which produces MTTPDNAADRSAEATDKTTPAATGVAAQNWDTAAADPQYRAAVVDLLGALAYGELAAFERLAEDAKLAPTLSDKAELAKMASAEFHHFERLRDRLASVGAEPTEAMEPFVAALDGFHRQTAPSDWLEGLVKAFVGDSIASDFYREVAARLDADTRGLVLSVLDDTGHASFAVEKVRAAIDADPRVGGRLALWARRLMGEALSQSQRVVADRDALSTMLVGGVADGFDLAEVGRMFSRITEAHTKRMAALGLAA; this is translated from the coding sequence ATGACGACGCCTGACAACGCCGCTGACCGGTCCGCCGAGGCCACCGACAAGACCACCCCCGCGGCCACCGGAGTCGCCGCGCAGAACTGGGACACGGCCGCCGCCGACCCCCAGTACCGCGCCGCGGTCGTGGACCTGCTCGGAGCGCTCGCTTACGGCGAGTTGGCGGCGTTCGAGCGGCTCGCGGAGGACGCCAAGCTGGCCCCGACGCTCAGTGACAAGGCCGAGCTGGCGAAGATGGCGTCGGCCGAGTTCCACCACTTCGAGCGGCTGCGGGACCGGCTCGCCTCGGTCGGCGCGGAGCCGACCGAGGCGATGGAACCGTTCGTCGCCGCGCTCGACGGCTTCCACCGGCAGACGGCTCCCTCGGACTGGCTGGAGGGCCTCGTCAAGGCGTTCGTCGGCGACTCGATCGCCAGCGACTTCTACCGTGAGGTCGCCGCGCGCCTCGACGCCGACACGCGCGGGCTCGTGCTCAGCGTCCTCGACGACACCGGGCACGCGAGCTTCGCCGTCGAGAAGGTGCGCGCCGCCATCGACGCGGACCCGCGCGTGGGCGGTCGGCTCGCGCTGTGGGCGCGGCGGCTGATGGGCGAGGCGCTGTCGCAGTCGCAGCGGGTCGTCGCGGACCGTGACGCGCTGTCGACGATGCTCGTGGGCGGTGTGGCGGACGGGTTCGACCTCGCGGAGGTCGGCCGGATGTTCTCGCGGATCACCGAGGCCCACACCAAGCGGATGGCGGCACTGGGCCTGGCGGCCTAG
- a CDS encoding DUF3107 domain-containing protein, producing the protein MEVKIGVQHAPREIVLESGQTPEEVERAVSEALAGKSQLLSLVDDHGRKVLVPADRLAYVELGEPTQRKVGFSAL; encoded by the coding sequence GTGGAGGTCAAGATCGGCGTGCAGCACGCGCCCCGCGAGATCGTTCTGGAGAGCGGTCAGACCCCGGAAGAGGTCGAGCGCGCGGTGTCCGAGGCGCTGGCCGGCAAGTCGCAGCTGCTGAGCCTCGTGGACGACCACGGCCGCAAGGTCCTGGTTCCGGCCGACCGCCTCGCGTACGTGGAGCTCGGCGAGCCCACGCAGCGCAAGGTGGGATTCAGCGCGCTGTAG
- a CDS encoding TetR/AcrR family transcriptional regulator: protein MTAIEQTEAARPRGTRLPRRARRNQLLGAAQEVFVAQGYHSAAMDDIAERAGVSKPVLYQHFPGKLDLYLALLDQHCESLLHAVRTALASTTDNSLRVRATMDAYFAYVEDDGGAFRLVFESDLTNEPAVRERVDKVTHECAEAICEVIAEDTGLSRAESMLLASGLGGLAQVVARSWLHSDRSVPRDQAVQLLTSLAWRGIAGFPLHGTDHH from the coding sequence GTGACAGCCATCGAGCAGACAGAGGCGGCACGCCCGCGGGGCACTCGCCTGCCGCGCCGTGCCCGACGCAACCAGCTCCTCGGCGCCGCCCAGGAAGTATTCGTTGCGCAGGGGTATCACTCGGCCGCCATGGACGACATCGCCGAGCGCGCGGGCGTCAGCAAGCCGGTTCTCTACCAGCACTTCCCGGGCAAGCTCGACCTCTACCTCGCGCTGCTGGACCAGCACTGCGAGTCCCTGCTGCATGCGGTGCGGACGGCGCTCGCGTCCACCACGGACAACTCGCTGCGCGTCCGCGCCACGATGGACGCCTACTTCGCGTACGTCGAGGACGACGGCGGTGCCTTCCGGCTCGTCTTCGAGTCCGACCTGACGAACGAGCCCGCGGTCCGCGAGCGCGTCGACAAGGTCACGCACGAGTGCGCGGAGGCGATCTGCGAGGTCATCGCGGAGGACACCGGTCTCTCGCGCGCCGAGTCGATGCTCCTCGCCTCGGGCCTGGGCGGCCTCGCACAGGTGGTGGCCCGCTCCTGGCTGCACAGCGACCGCAGCGTCCCGCGCGACCAGGCGGTGCAGCTGCTGACGTCACTGGCCTGGCGGGGTATCGCGGGGTTCCCGCTGCACGGCACCGATCACCACTGA
- a CDS encoding alpha/beta hydrolase codes for MSSTELPAVLATTVTPRVGTVRVAEGERLRSVGLPGITLTVRSRPPAREGLPAALYVHGLGGSSQNWSALMPLLDGLVDSEAVDLPGFGDSPPPDDGNYSVTGHARAVIRYLDAAERGPVHLFGNSLGGAVATRVAAVRPDLVETLTLISPALPEIRAQRTAWPTALLSVPGVARLFTRLTKDWSAEQRVRGVMALCYGDPGMVTPEGFRDAVEEMERRLALPYFWDAMARSSRGLVNAYTLGGQHGLWRQAERVLAPTLLVYGGRDQLVAYRMARRAARAFRDSRLLSLPDAGHVAMMEYPETVASAFRELLAETGELTSPAGADAGS; via the coding sequence ATGTCTTCGACCGAGCTGCCCGCCGTGCTGGCCACCACCGTCACGCCGAGGGTCGGGACCGTCCGGGTCGCGGAGGGGGAGCGTCTGCGATCGGTCGGGCTGCCCGGGATCACCCTGACCGTGCGTTCGAGACCGCCCGCGCGAGAGGGACTGCCGGCCGCCCTGTACGTCCATGGACTGGGCGGTTCGTCGCAGAACTGGTCGGCGCTGATGCCGCTGCTCGACGGGCTCGTGGACAGCGAGGCGGTCGATCTGCCCGGCTTCGGGGACTCGCCGCCGCCCGACGACGGCAACTACTCGGTGACCGGGCACGCGCGCGCGGTCATCCGTTATCTCGACGCGGCCGAGCGTGGCCCCGTGCACCTCTTCGGGAACTCGCTCGGCGGAGCGGTCGCCACGCGCGTCGCCGCGGTACGGCCCGACCTGGTCGAGACGCTCACCCTGATCTCGCCCGCGCTCCCGGAGATCCGCGCGCAGCGCACCGCGTGGCCGACGGCGCTGCTCTCGGTGCCGGGTGTGGCGCGGCTGTTCACCCGGCTCACCAAGGACTGGAGTGCCGAGCAGCGCGTTCGCGGGGTCATGGCGCTCTGTTACGGCGATCCCGGCATGGTGACGCCCGAGGGGTTCCGCGACGCGGTCGAGGAGATGGAGCGGCGGCTCGCGCTGCCCTACTTCTGGGACGCCATGGCGCGTTCGTCGCGCGGTCTGGTGAACGCGTACACGCTGGGCGGCCAGCACGGGCTGTGGCGCCAGGCCGAGCGGGTGCTCGCGCCGACGCTGCTCGTCTACGGCGGCCGTGACCAGCTCGTCGCGTACCGTATGGCCCGACGCGCGGCGCGCGCCTTCCGCGACTCCCGGCTGCTGTCGCTGCCGGACGCGGGGCATGTCGCGATGATGGAGTATCCGGAGACGGTGGCCTCGGCGTTCCGCGAACTCCTCGCGGAAACGGGCGAGTTGACCTCCCCGGCCGGTGCGGACGCGGGGAGCTGA
- a CDS encoding DUF3152 domain-containing protein, translating into MASGAPVQGVPRLPDGTPAHGFPRLPEGTPAHGVPRFADGTPARGVPQARAGHPEQREPGGGWGAFRGGPRTAGTTDGGPQAMPQGAPQGMPQGAPGPRIPRQRQETDAGLGPGPGLRQAYVDAFDESEGSGGEGPGTDESGTEEAEKGKGAKGRAFTGIAAAAVTTVLAVVVAGQVAAGRHDATAQTQSAAGGGLDARASASPGDTGSTPSVTPSATPLTYDQKMAVRYPLSATLKASGKFDAVPGFDKAPGKGQKYTYRVDVEKGLGLDVALFAQAVQKTLNDKRSWAHNGARTFERISSGKPDFVITLASPGTTAEWCAKSGLDTTEDNVSCDSASTERVMINAYRWAQGSKTYGDAIHPYRQMLINHEVGHRLGYGHVTCDKDGELAPVMQQQTKFLDHDGIHCRANPWPYPGS; encoded by the coding sequence ATGGCGAGCGGGGCGCCGGTGCAGGGTGTTCCGCGTCTTCCGGACGGGACTCCGGCGCACGGTTTCCCGCGTCTTCCTGAGGGCACGCCGGCCCACGGTGTTCCGCGGTTCGCCGATGGCACCCCCGCGCGTGGTGTGCCCCAGGCGCGTGCGGGGCACCCCGAGCAGCGTGAACCCGGCGGTGGCTGGGGCGCGTTCAGGGGTGGCCCGCGGACGGCGGGGACCACGGACGGCGGGCCGCAGGCCATGCCGCAGGGGGCGCCGCAAGGCATGCCCCAGGGGGCACCCGGACCGCGGATCCCCCGGCAGCGGCAGGAGACCGATGCCGGGCTCGGGCCCGGCCCGGGGCTCCGGCAGGCCTACGTGGACGCCTTCGACGAGAGCGAGGGCAGCGGCGGCGAGGGGCCGGGGACCGACGAGTCGGGGACCGAGGAGGCGGAGAAGGGCAAGGGCGCCAAGGGGCGGGCGTTCACCGGAATCGCCGCGGCCGCCGTCACCACCGTGCTCGCCGTGGTGGTGGCGGGACAGGTGGCCGCCGGGCGGCACGACGCCACCGCGCAGACGCAGTCCGCCGCCGGTGGCGGACTGGACGCCCGCGCGTCCGCCTCGCCCGGGGACACCGGGTCGACCCCGTCCGTGACGCCGAGCGCGACACCGCTGACGTACGACCAGAAGATGGCGGTGAGGTACCCGCTCAGTGCCACCCTCAAGGCCTCGGGGAAGTTCGACGCCGTCCCCGGGTTCGACAAGGCGCCCGGAAAGGGTCAGAAGTACACATACCGGGTGGACGTGGAGAAGGGCCTCGGCCTCGACGTCGCCCTCTTCGCGCAGGCAGTCCAGAAGACGCTGAACGACAAACGGAGTTGGGCCCACAACGGCGCCCGTACCTTCGAGCGGATCTCCTCCGGCAAGCCCGACTTCGTGATCACGCTGGCGAGTCCCGGCACCACCGCCGAGTGGTGCGCCAAGTCCGGGCTGGACACGACCGAGGACAACGTGTCGTGCGACTCGGCCTCCACCGAGCGCGTGATGATCAACGCGTACCGCTGGGCGCAGGGCTCCAAGACCTACGGTGACGCGATTCACCCGTACCGGCAGATGCTCATCAACCACGAGGTCGGCCACCGCCTCGGATACGGCCATGTCACCTGCGACAAGGACGGCGAGCTCGCGCCCGTCATGCAGCAGCAGACGAAGTTCCTCGACCATGACGGAATTCACTGCCGGGCCAACCCCTGGCCCTACCCTGGGAGTTGA
- a CDS encoding Ms4533A family Cys-rich leader peptide yields MWSSHVVRRAAIELALIGVTALCVADIHCR; encoded by the coding sequence ATGTGGTCTAGTCATGTCGTCCGTCGCGCCGCCATCGAGCTGGCGCTGATCGGCGTGACCGCGCTCTGCGTCGCAGACATCCACTGTCGCTGA
- a CDS encoding ABC transporter substrate-binding protein — protein MRQPSVIARRVAAASVTLVVAAGAAACGPKDNDAKGAGGDSKPQKGGTLTVLNASPQEDFDPARLYTSGGGNVPSLVFRTLTTRNRESGAAGAKVVPDLATDTGRPSENATVWTYTLKKGLKYEDGTPITSADIKYGIERSFAAELSGGAPYLRDWLIGGADYQGPYKDKKGLASIETPDDLTLVFHLNKPEGEFPYLATQTQFTPVPKAKDNGTKYEEHPISSGPYKVVKNENDGERITLERNPYWSAATDAERKAYPDKIDVRSGLDSSVINQRLSASQGADATAVTTDTNLGPAELAKVTGDKALAARVGTGHFGYTNYIAFNPKVKPFDDPKVRQAIAYAVDRSSVINAAGGSSLAEAATTYLPNQKSFGYTPYDQFPAGASGNPAKAKELLKEAGHPNGITVTLTHSNDKNFETSPEIATALQDALKKAGITVKLQGLEDNDYRDKIHGVKTEPGFFLAHWGADWPSGGPFLAPIFDGRQIVKDGANFNTGFLDDKSVNDEIDAINKLTNLDEAAKRWGALDKKIGQQALTVPLFHPVYKRLYGSAVKNIVISDWTGVLDISQVAVK, from the coding sequence ATGCGTCAACCGTCCGTCATAGCCCGCCGCGTGGCCGCGGCATCCGTCACCCTGGTCGTGGCAGCGGGCGCGGCCGCCTGCGGGCCGAAGGACAACGATGCCAAGGGCGCCGGTGGCGACTCCAAGCCGCAGAAGGGAGGCACGCTCACCGTCCTCAACGCGAGTCCGCAGGAGGACTTCGACCCGGCGCGCCTCTACACCTCCGGCGGCGGCAACGTCCCCTCCCTCGTCTTCCGTACGCTGACCACGCGCAACCGCGAGAGCGGGGCCGCCGGCGCCAAGGTCGTCCCCGATCTCGCCACCGACACCGGCCGCCCGAGCGAGAACGCGACCGTGTGGACGTACACCCTGAAGAAGGGCCTCAAGTACGAGGACGGTACGCCGATCACCTCCGCCGACATCAAGTACGGCATCGAGCGTTCCTTCGCGGCCGAGCTCTCCGGCGGCGCGCCCTACCTGCGGGACTGGCTCATCGGCGGAGCCGACTACCAGGGGCCGTACAAGGACAAGAAGGGCCTCGCCTCGATCGAGACCCCGGACGACCTGACCCTCGTCTTCCACCTGAACAAGCCCGAGGGCGAGTTCCCCTACCTCGCCACGCAGACCCAGTTCACGCCGGTCCCGAAGGCCAAGGACAACGGCACGAAGTACGAGGAGCACCCGATCTCCTCCGGTCCGTACAAGGTCGTCAAGAACGAGAACGACGGCGAGCGGATCACCCTGGAGCGCAACCCGTACTGGTCCGCGGCGACCGACGCCGAGCGCAAGGCCTACCCGGACAAGATCGACGTACGGTCGGGCCTGGACTCCTCCGTGATCAACCAGCGGCTGTCCGCGTCCCAGGGGGCGGATGCCACCGCCGTCACCACGGACACCAACCTCGGCCCGGCCGAGCTCGCCAAGGTGACGGGTGACAAGGCGCTGGCGGCACGCGTCGGCACCGGCCACTTCGGCTACACCAACTACATCGCCTTCAACCCGAAGGTGAAGCCGTTCGACGACCCGAAGGTGCGGCAGGCGATCGCGTACGCCGTCGACCGTTCGTCGGTGATCAACGCGGCCGGTGGTTCGTCGCTGGCCGAGGCCGCGACCACGTATCTGCCGAATCAGAAGTCCTTCGGCTACACGCCCTACGACCAGTTCCCGGCGGGCGCGTCCGGCAACCCGGCGAAGGCCAAGGAGCTGCTGAAGGAGGCCGGTCACCCGAACGGGATCACCGTCACCCTCACGCACTCCAACGACAAGAACTTCGAGACCAGCCCGGAGATCGCGACCGCCCTCCAGGACGCCCTGAAGAAGGCCGGCATCACGGTCAAGCTCCAGGGCCTGGAGGACAACGACTACCGGGACAAGATCCACGGCGTGAAGACCGAGCCCGGCTTCTTCCTCGCCCACTGGGGTGCCGACTGGCCTTCCGGCGGCCCGTTCCTGGCCCCGATCTTCGACGGCCGCCAGATCGTCAAGGACGGCGCGAACTTCAACACCGGCTTCCTCGACGACAAGTCCGTCAATGACGAGATCGACGCGATCAACAAGTTGACGAATCTTGACGAGGCCGCCAAGCGCTGGGGCGCACTGGACAAGAAGATCGGCCAGCAGGCCCTGACCGTGCCGCTGTTCCACCCCGTCTACAAGCGCCTGTACGGCAGCGCGGTCAAGAACATCGTGATCAGCGACTGGACCGGCGTGCTGGACATCTCCCAGGTCGCGGTGAAGTAG
- a CDS encoding ABC transporter permease has protein sequence MSEAIVASQAPGTDLVSVPGASGARQFWRRLRTQRAALVAAGVVALLVLLALAAPLLTAIEGQDPTTYHPSLIDSARGGVPVGSFGGVSGDHWLGVEPQTGRDLFARLVYGARVSLGVALGATVVQVLVGVVVGVAAALGNRWIDQLLSRITDIFVAMPLMIMSLALLAIVPSSFPRPLLVALVIGLIAWGNTAKIVRAQTLTLKGLDYVSAARLSGWNTWRIARRELLPGLAAPVITYAALLVPMNISAEAALSFLGVGVKPPTPSWGQMLTAANVWYQAAPQYLLLPAGALLVTVLALTVLGDGVRTALDPRAASRLRVGTGRKREAKAAADSKKAAADASAEKAAVDASTNKEAKA, from the coding sequence GTGAGCGAGGCAATCGTCGCCTCTCAGGCCCCCGGGACGGACCTCGTGTCCGTCCCGGGGGCCTCGGGGGCCCGTCAGTTCTGGCGGCGGCTGCGCACGCAGCGCGCCGCCCTCGTCGCGGCGGGCGTCGTCGCGCTGCTCGTCCTGCTCGCGCTCGCCGCCCCGCTTCTCACCGCGATCGAGGGCCAGGACCCGACCACCTACCACCCGTCCCTCATCGACTCGGCGCGCGGTGGTGTGCCCGTGGGCTCGTTCGGCGGCGTCAGCGGCGACCACTGGCTCGGCGTCGAACCGCAGACCGGCCGCGACCTCTTCGCCCGGCTCGTGTACGGCGCCCGGGTCTCGCTGGGAGTCGCGCTGGGGGCGACCGTCGTACAGGTCCTCGTCGGTGTCGTGGTGGGCGTCGCGGCCGCACTCGGCAACCGATGGATCGATCAACTGTTGAGCCGGATCACCGACATCTTCGTCGCGATGCCCTTGATGATCATGTCGCTGGCCCTGCTGGCGATCGTGCCCAGCAGCTTCCCGCGGCCCCTGCTGGTCGCGCTCGTCATCGGCCTGATCGCCTGGGGCAACACCGCGAAGATCGTGCGCGCCCAGACCCTCACCCTCAAGGGGCTGGACTACGTCTCCGCCGCGCGGCTCAGCGGCTGGAACACGTGGCGCATCGCCCGCCGCGAACTCCTGCCCGGACTGGCCGCCCCCGTCATCACCTACGCCGCGCTCCTCGTGCCGATGAACATCTCCGCCGAGGCCGCGCTGTCCTTCCTCGGCGTCGGAGTGAAACCCCCGACGCCGTCCTGGGGGCAGATGCTCACGGCCGCCAACGTCTGGTACCAGGCGGCCCCGCAGTACCTGCTGCTGCCCGCCGGGGCGCTCTTGGTGACCGTGCTGGCCCTGACCGTCCTCGGCGACGGCGTCCGCACGGCCCTGGACCCACGCGCCGCCTCGCGCCTGCGCGTCGGCACGGGCCGCAAACGGGAGGCCAAGGCGGCCGCGGACTCCAAGAAGGCCGCGGCGGACGCGAGCGCCGAGAAGGCCGCGGTGGACGCGAGCACCAATAAGGAGGCCAAGGCATGA
- a CDS encoding ABC transporter permease, whose translation MSGFGGFVLRRAVGTVITLLAISVIVYVVFYATPGNVAQITCGPRCSPEQVHQVAQQLRLDDPLYVRYWHFLQGILVGQDFSTGTSVEHCSAPCLGLSYQGDTQVTQLILAKLPVSLSLVFGAMVLWLILGVGTGILSAWRRGRLTERVLTGITLAGVATPVFVIGLVLMIVVCGQLQLLPFPQYVGLTDDPEQWAWNLLLPWLSLALIEAAAFARLTRAAMLETLAEDHIRTFRAYGVGERSIIGRHALRGAFAPIIALNANNVGSAVGGAVLTETLFGLPGIGQELVHAVNVVDLPVVVGMVLVIGFFVVIANAVADVLYAVADRRVVLV comes from the coding sequence ATGAGCGGCTTCGGAGGATTCGTCCTGCGCCGCGCCGTCGGCACCGTGATCACCCTGCTCGCCATCTCGGTGATCGTCTACGTGGTGTTCTACGCCACCCCCGGCAACGTCGCCCAGATCACCTGCGGCCCGCGCTGCTCTCCGGAACAAGTGCACCAGGTCGCCCAGCAGTTGAGGCTCGACGACCCGCTGTACGTGCGCTACTGGCACTTCCTGCAGGGCATCCTCGTCGGGCAGGACTTCTCCACCGGCACCTCGGTGGAGCACTGCTCGGCGCCCTGCCTCGGCCTGTCGTACCAGGGCGACACCCAGGTCACCCAGCTGATCCTGGCGAAGCTGCCGGTCAGCCTGTCCCTGGTGTTCGGCGCGATGGTGCTGTGGCTGATCCTCGGCGTCGGCACCGGCATCCTCTCCGCGTGGCGGCGCGGTCGGCTCACCGAGCGCGTGCTGACCGGCATCACCCTCGCGGGCGTCGCCACACCGGTCTTCGTGATCGGCCTGGTGCTCATGATCGTCGTCTGCGGCCAGCTGCAACTGCTGCCCTTCCCGCAGTACGTCGGCCTCACCGACGATCCCGAACAGTGGGCCTGGAACCTGCTGCTGCCCTGGCTCTCCCTCGCCCTCATCGAAGCCGCCGCGTTCGCCCGGCTGACCAGGGCCGCGATGCTGGAGACCCTCGCCGAGGACCACATCCGGACCTTCCGGGCGTACGGCGTCGGTGAGCGGTCGATCATCGGGCGGCACGCGCTGCGCGGGGCGTTCGCGCCGATCATCGCGCTGAACGCCAACAACGTCGGCTCGGCGGTCGGCGGCGCGGTGCTCACCGAGACGCTCTTCGGACTGCCCGGCATCGGACAGGAGCTGGTGCACGCGGTGAACGTCGTCGACCTGCCGGTGGTCGTCGGCATGGTCCTGGTCATCGGCTTCTTCGTGGTCATCGCCAACGCCGTCGCGGACGTGCTGTACGCGGTGGCCGACCGACGGGTGGTGCTCGTATGA
- a CDS encoding ABC transporter ATP-binding protein → MSLVEVTDLTVGFGSLRAVDGLSFRLAKGAALGLVGESGSGKSTVASALLGLHRGTGADVGGSVRVAGIDVQEASDAELRRLRGGKAAMVFQDPLSSLDPYYAVGDQIAEVYRVHVKTSRRAARARAVEVLDRVGIPDAARRARSRPHEFSGGMRQRALIAMALACEPDLLIADEPTTALDVTVQAQILDLLHTLREETGMGLLLVTHDVGVAAESVDEILVMRHGRAVEHGLVGAVLGAPAQAYTQELLGAVPRVDAPRTASAVTEEVVLEASGLRREFGRGKKAFAAVDDVSLTIHRGETLGIVGESGSGKTTLGRMLVGLLEPTAGEIKPGGGVRPDVQMVFQDPVSSLNPRRSVGESIADPLRAQGERDEARIRGRVRELLERVGLEAAHYDRYPHEFSGGQRQRVGIARALAADPRVIVCDEPVSALDVTTQAQVIALLAELQRELGLALVFVAHDLAVVRQVSDRVAVMRRGRIVEYGPADEVYESPRDPYTKQLLAAVPALDPEVAAQRRTARRQLTAV, encoded by the coding sequence ATGAGCTTGGTGGAAGTCACCGACCTGACGGTCGGGTTCGGATCGCTGCGCGCCGTCGACGGCCTGTCCTTCCGGCTGGCGAAGGGCGCCGCGCTGGGCCTGGTCGGTGAGTCCGGCTCGGGCAAGTCCACGGTCGCCTCGGCCCTCCTGGGGCTGCACCGCGGCACGGGAGCCGACGTCGGCGGCTCGGTGCGCGTGGCCGGCATCGACGTACAGGAGGCGTCCGACGCCGAACTGCGGCGGCTGCGCGGCGGGAAGGCCGCCATGGTCTTCCAGGACCCCCTGTCGTCCCTCGACCCGTACTACGCGGTCGGCGACCAGATCGCCGAGGTGTACCGGGTGCACGTGAAGACCTCCCGGCGTGCCGCACGCGCGCGTGCCGTCGAGGTGCTCGACCGCGTCGGCATCCCGGACGCCGCGCGCCGGGCGCGCTCCCGCCCGCACGAGTTCAGCGGCGGTATGCGCCAGCGCGCGCTGATCGCGATGGCGCTGGCCTGCGAACCCGACCTGCTGATCGCCGACGAGCCGACCACGGCCCTCGACGTGACCGTCCAGGCCCAGATCCTCGACCTGCTGCACACCCTGCGCGAGGAGACCGGAATGGGCCTGCTCCTCGTCACGCACGACGTGGGCGTCGCCGCCGAGAGCGTCGACGAGATCCTGGTCATGCGGCACGGGCGGGCCGTCGAGCACGGCCTCGTCGGTGCCGTCCTCGGGGCGCCCGCGCAGGCGTACACCCAAGAGCTCCTCGGTGCGGTGCCCCGTGTGGACGCGCCGCGCACCGCCTCCGCGGTGACGGAGGAGGTCGTTCTCGAGGCGAGCGGCCTGCGGCGCGAATTCGGGCGCGGGAAGAAGGCGTTCGCGGCCGTCGACGACGTGTCGCTGACGATCCACCGGGGCGAGACCCTCGGAATCGTGGGCGAGAGCGGCAGCGGCAAGACCACCCTGGGACGGATGCTCGTGGGGCTGCTGGAGCCCACGGCGGGGGAGATCAAGCCCGGCGGAGGCGTGCGCCCGGACGTCCAGATGGTCTTCCAGGACCCCGTCTCCTCCCTCAACCCGCGCCGCAGCGTGGGCGAGTCGATCGCCGATCCGCTGCGCGCGCAGGGGGAACGGGACGAGGCGCGCATTCGGGGGCGCGTACGGGAACTGTTGGAGCGTGTGGGGCTCGAAGCGGCGCACTACGACCGCTACCCGCACGAGTTCAGCGGCGGACAGCGCCAGCGTGTGGGCATCGCCCGGGCGCTCGCCGCCGATCCACGTGTCATCGTCTGCGACGAACCGGTCTCCGCGCTCGACGTGACCACCCAGGCCCAGGTGATCGCCCTGCTCGCCGAACTGCAGCGGGAACTCGGGCTCGCGCTCGTGTTCGTGGCGCACGACCTCGCGGTGGTCCGCCAGGTCAGCGACCGGGTCGCGGTGATGCGACGCGGCCGGATCGTCGAGTACGGGCCCGCCGACGAGGTGTACGAGTCGCCGCGCGACCCGTACACCAAGCAGCTGCTGGCCGCCGTACCGGCGTTGGATCCGGAGGTCGCGGCGCAGCGACGGACGGCTCGGAGGCAGCTGACGGCGGTGTGA